A section of the Candidatus Eisenbacteria bacterium genome encodes:
- a CDS encoding GWxTD domain-containing protein, translating into MACASVVRALALRRILLPSCQLALVIGLSWRILGAPAAQAAEIPPLRAEQPPDFTADLVLSLDAEGRPAMGISVTVPYQGLQWVQLKTPADSRFAADIEISISFESQKGGPLYGDVWERRFVVGSFDVSRSPRAAAVERRKLEIPPGTYEVTVSVRDLNGGTQSRARDRITVPDYTRIPVGFSDLELGVRDSSGVFRLIPTRVFGADVSRLTAQASLFDRRPGAWPRRYVFKYRLMDDMGQKLKEGSQQVTLSRSAEPILFGPLNTDLFVGSYVFEVELAEKSSRWRVERRFEVEESGPPKGQDFERILEPLSYIANSEEVDRLRALPVDQQAAGWEQFWRRRDPTPDTPRNEALIEFIRRVHHAERHFQGYGPGWRSDMGRIYIRHGQPDQVETRAPGTDTPQLEIWYYNNPFRRFVFGDREGFGRFVLMSPIGE; encoded by the coding sequence GTGGCCTGTGCTAGCGTCGTCCGCGCATTGGCTCTTCGGCGGATTCTGCTCCCATCATGCCAGCTTGCCCTGGTGATCGGGCTCTCATGGCGCATCCTGGGAGCGCCGGCTGCGCAGGCGGCCGAGATCCCGCCTCTTCGAGCCGAACAGCCTCCCGATTTCACCGCAGACCTCGTGCTCTCGCTGGATGCCGAAGGCCGTCCCGCGATGGGCATCTCGGTCACGGTTCCCTATCAAGGCCTGCAATGGGTCCAGCTCAAGACCCCGGCGGACTCGCGGTTCGCAGCCGACATCGAGATCTCGATCTCGTTCGAATCGCAGAAAGGCGGACCGCTTTACGGCGATGTCTGGGAGCGCCGCTTCGTCGTCGGCAGCTTCGACGTCTCGCGCTCCCCGCGTGCCGCCGCGGTCGAGCGGCGCAAGCTCGAGATCCCGCCCGGCACGTACGAGGTGACGGTCTCGGTGCGCGATCTGAATGGCGGCACGCAATCGAGAGCGCGCGATCGCATCACCGTTCCCGACTACACCCGTATTCCCGTGGGATTCTCGGACCTCGAGCTCGGAGTCCGCGACTCGAGCGGCGTGTTTCGTCTCATCCCCACCCGCGTGTTCGGGGCCGACGTGAGTCGGCTCACGGCCCAGGCCTCGCTGTTCGATCGCAGGCCCGGAGCCTGGCCGCGGCGCTATGTCTTCAAGTACCGGTTGATGGACGACATGGGCCAGAAGCTGAAGGAAGGATCCCAGCAGGTCACGCTCAGCCGCTCTGCCGAGCCCATCTTGTTCGGTCCTCTCAATACGGATCTCTTCGTGGGGTCCTACGTGTTCGAGGTGGAGCTCGCCGAGAAGAGCTCGCGCTGGCGTGTCGAGCGCAGGTTCGAGGTGGAGGAGAGCGGTCCGCCCAAGGGGCAGGATTTCGAACGCATCCTGGAGCCGCTGAGCTACATCGCCAACTCGGAGGAGGTCGATCGACTGCGAGCGCTTCCCGTGGATCAGCAGGCCGCAGGGTGGGAGCAGTTCTGGCGGCGCCGCGATCCCACACCGGATACGCCGCGCAATGAGGCTCTGATCGAATTCATTCGACGCGTCCATCACGCCGAGCGCCACTTCCAGGGTTATGGCCCGGGCTGGCGGTCCGACATGGGTCGGATCTACATCCGTCATGGCCAGCCGGATCAGGTGGAGACTCGGGCTCCGGGCACCGACACGCCACAGCTGGAGATCTGGTACTACAACAACCCGTTTCGCCGTTTTGTCTTCGGGGACCGCGAAGGTTTCGGGCGCTTCGTGCTCATGAGTCCCATCGGCGAATGA
- a CDS encoding M23 family metallopeptidase has translation MGPLLLGGLLPLSPDISNRWCVAGRWTFPVGDPLAIGSAGPFGEQPFQVTRNIQSRGDRHSGADISNRTAGDTVRAAAHGIVVAAQDAGSGYGLHVVLAHRLPDGSLVMSVYAHLARGSLNVSPGESVLMGRPLGLVGRSGTATSPHLHFEVRKPFLWDERWEKSPTLDPVRFVTAALPSRERDSTWARPYLQWAECAGIVTPGEHGETMVTRERWRRAVAAAGCRGEDLVGPPPPALSEADEPVTWREIARDLDRLRKAGLCLPRDTTANARRRSDCDRRLGMRDPSRDPDELGARRALCTIAELALVMSDFSGR, from the coding sequence ATGGGCCCGCTTCTTCTCGGCGGCCTTCTTCCGCTGAGCCCCGACATCTCGAATCGCTGGTGCGTGGCCGGCCGCTGGACGTTTCCGGTGGGGGATCCCCTGGCCATCGGAAGCGCAGGGCCCTTCGGCGAGCAGCCCTTCCAGGTGACGCGCAACATCCAGAGCCGCGGCGACCGGCACTCCGGCGCGGACATCTCCAATCGCACCGCCGGCGACACGGTTCGAGCCGCGGCCCACGGCATCGTGGTCGCCGCCCAGGACGCGGGCAGCGGGTACGGTCTTCATGTGGTTCTCGCCCACCGGCTTCCCGATGGAAGTCTGGTGATGAGCGTCTACGCGCATCTCGCGCGCGGGTCGCTGAACGTCTCTCCCGGCGAATCGGTGCTCATGGGCCGGCCGCTGGGACTCGTCGGAAGGTCGGGGACGGCGACGTCTCCGCATCTTCACTTCGAGGTCCGCAAGCCTTTCCTGTGGGACGAGCGCTGGGAGAAGTCACCGACGCTCGATCCAGTCCGGTTCGTCACCGCGGCGCTTCCGAGCCGAGAGCGGGATTCGACCTGGGCCCGCCCCTATCTCCAGTGGGCGGAGTGCGCAGGCATCGTCACGCCCGGCGAGCACGGGGAGACCATGGTGACGCGGGAGCGCTGGAGGCGGGCGGTCGCCGCCGCAGGCTGCCGGGGGGAGGACCTGGTGGGTCCTCCTCCCCCGGCGCTTTCCGAGGCCGACGAGCCGGTGACCTGGCGCGAGATCGCCCGCGATCTGGACCGACTTCGAAAGGCCGGCCTCTGTCTGCCACGGGATACCACCGCCAACGCGCGACGGCGCTCCGATTGCGACCGGCGGCTGGGCATGCGGGATCCCTCGCGGGATCCCGATGAGCTGGGCGCGCGTCGTGCGCTTTGCACGATCGCGGAGCTCGCGCTCGTCATGAGCGACTTCTCCGGGCGCTGA
- a CDS encoding M6 family metalloprotease domain-containing protein, whose product MPTRAGNVPAVVSQAFDDGRFQVPSTPALGTSIVAGTWFIPVILIDFPDQGLTYPSAPEWDRALFDTTGVTATGSVYDYYNWVSGSRLKIIGKVVATVRLDESKTFYAGNSWGLGNTTPMNSAGAVLEALRKCDTQVNWSDFDRDQDGYVDMLWVVHSGLGGENVVTRQDLWSITSRLTNWSGAGSFTTSDLIPGTALKVRVDRFTILPELSAFRAGSRAEIGVFCHEFGHALGLPDLYDTAPLTHPPNVGPGGWSLMSTGAYGTDSQSPEYPSHLGAWPMLYLGWRTAARPTRDTLMTLTPIETGGQILELWFQGESNPEHFLIENRQRLGFDRNLPSEGALVYQVDDAQIAAGIPSNRVNNGFFPALRIIEGDGRTDLFQGINRGDPADPMPGSSGITRWADDTWPNTRSRLGNITNVALRDIVMIGDNVGFTAQVQSPGWLPARVQSTASYNPMPSTGPGTRAVMLEGGGIVAVGSEYLGGIPQVVVRTRHADGVWETPVTISQSLTGAVEPTVCTIPGGDICIVWSDARHGPQELYFRSRIRGVWTPERRLTDLPGFSRAPAMVADHTGSVQLVWQYSDGNGVRIYFMRFTYLSPFGDPWPVSAPGTVPDMPALALAPDGSSYALWVDQGGSQVGVWFAHCHPDSGVRPARRLIQPQGGVLPTVHAMVDQQGNLNALWATTGGGGSELHFHQRAGFFIRDTVLVRRGQPIQDFMIAEDPAGGVHVVMEAATSGAFQVLYKAWRSNGGWDMGNTEVTARDGVAVRPMVLLRDGTSLTVLYTAYVQGMPVFMERDRRMVLQPLTAVDDEPNVAIAGIRAGPNPLRAGKRLSFLGHGRPPRGTLDVFDLHGRRVARATFRTTSEGWRAEVPGSETSSWTPGVYFARHEESSAQLRVVVLR is encoded by the coding sequence ATGCCCACCCGGGCCGGGAACGTCCCCGCAGTCGTGTCGCAGGCCTTCGACGACGGCCGGTTCCAAGTCCCGTCGACTCCCGCCTTGGGGACCAGCATCGTCGCCGGGACCTGGTTCATCCCGGTCATCCTGATCGATTTCCCGGACCAGGGGCTGACCTACCCCAGCGCGCCAGAGTGGGACCGGGCCCTGTTCGACACCACCGGCGTGACGGCCACGGGATCGGTGTACGACTACTACAACTGGGTTTCCGGCAGCCGGCTCAAGATCATCGGCAAGGTCGTGGCCACCGTCCGCCTCGACGAGAGCAAGACATTCTATGCCGGCAATTCCTGGGGACTCGGCAATACGACTCCGATGAACAGCGCGGGCGCCGTCCTCGAAGCCCTACGCAAGTGCGACACCCAGGTCAACTGGTCGGACTTCGACCGCGATCAGGACGGCTACGTGGACATGCTGTGGGTGGTCCACTCGGGACTGGGCGGGGAGAACGTCGTCACGCGCCAGGATCTCTGGTCGATCACCTCTCGATTGACCAACTGGAGCGGAGCGGGATCCTTCACGACCAGCGACCTTATTCCCGGCACGGCGCTCAAGGTGCGCGTGGACCGTTTCACGATCCTCCCCGAGTTGTCGGCCTTCCGCGCAGGATCTCGCGCGGAGATCGGCGTCTTCTGCCATGAGTTCGGTCACGCGCTCGGATTGCCGGACCTCTACGACACGGCGCCGCTCACGCATCCGCCGAACGTGGGGCCCGGAGGCTGGTCGTTGATGTCCACCGGCGCCTATGGAACGGACAGCCAGTCACCCGAGTATCCATCCCATCTCGGGGCCTGGCCGATGCTCTACCTGGGATGGCGCACGGCGGCCCGGCCCACGCGCGACACGCTGATGACGCTGACACCGATCGAGACGGGCGGGCAGATCCTCGAGCTCTGGTTCCAGGGGGAATCCAATCCCGAGCACTTCCTGATCGAGAACCGCCAACGGCTCGGCTTCGATCGCAACCTCCCGAGCGAAGGCGCCTTGGTCTATCAGGTCGACGACGCGCAGATCGCGGCCGGCATCCCTTCCAACCGGGTGAACAACGGCTTCTTCCCCGCGCTGAGGATCATCGAGGGCGATGGCCGGACCGATCTCTTCCAGGGGATCAACCGCGGGGACCCCGCCGATCCGATGCCCGGCAGCTCCGGCATCACGCGCTGGGCCGACGACACATGGCCCAACACTCGATCGCGGCTCGGCAACATCACCAATGTCGCGCTGCGGGACATCGTCATGATCGGGGACAACGTCGGCTTCACGGCGCAGGTCCAGTCTCCGGGCTGGCTTCCCGCTCGAGTCCAGTCCACGGCCTCGTACAACCCGATGCCGAGCACCGGCCCTGGCACGCGCGCGGTGATGCTCGAAGGGGGCGGCATCGTCGCGGTCGGCAGCGAATACCTCGGCGGCATTCCGCAGGTCGTCGTTCGGACCCGGCATGCCGATGGCGTGTGGGAGACTCCCGTCACCATCAGCCAGTCCCTCACGGGCGCCGTGGAGCCCACCGTGTGCACCATCCCCGGCGGCGACATCTGCATCGTGTGGAGCGACGCGCGGCATGGTCCGCAGGAGCTCTATTTCCGCTCGCGCATCCGCGGCGTGTGGACTCCGGAGCGGCGACTGACCGACCTTCCAGGATTCTCCCGCGCGCCGGCGATGGTGGCTGACCACACCGGAAGCGTGCAGCTCGTCTGGCAATACAGCGACGGCAATGGAGTCCGGATCTACTTCATGCGCTTCACCTACCTCTCCCCTTTCGGCGACCCCTGGCCGGTCTCCGCCCCCGGCACGGTGCCCGACATGCCGGCGTTGGCGCTCGCTCCGGACGGATCGAGCTATGCGCTGTGGGTGGACCAGGGCGGCAGCCAGGTCGGCGTGTGGTTCGCGCACTGCCATCCGGACTCCGGCGTGCGCCCGGCCCGGCGACTCATCCAGCCGCAGGGCGGCGTCCTTCCGACCGTCCACGCCATGGTGGACCAGCAGGGCAATCTGAACGCTCTGTGGGCCACGACGGGCGGAGGCGGCAGCGAGCTCCATTTCCACCAGCGCGCCGGGTTCTTCATCCGCGACACGGTGCTGGTGCGTCGCGGTCAGCCGATCCAGGACTTCATGATCGCCGAAGATCCCGCGGGAGGCGTGCACGTCGTCATGGAGGCGGCCACCTCCGGGGCCTTCCAGGTCCTCTACAAGGCATGGCGCTCGAATGGTGGATGGGACATGGGCAACACCGAGGTGACCGCTCGAGATGGCGTGGCGGTGCGACCCATGGTCCTCCTTCGCGATGGAACGTCGTTGACGGTGTTGTACACCGCCTACGTCCAGGGCATGCCGGTCTTCATGGAGCGCGATCGCAGGATGGTGCTTCAGCCACTGACCGCGGTGGACGATGAGCCGAATGTGGCGATCGCCGGAATCCGGGCCGGACCCAATCCACTGCGTGCCGGAAAGCGGCTATCGTTCCTCGGTCACGGCAGGCCGCCGCGGGGGACGCTCGATGTTTTCGATCTCCATGGTCGCCGAGTGGCTCGCGCGACCTTCAGGACGACATCCGAAGGCTGGCGCGCGGAGGTTCCGGGAAGCGAGACCTCGTCCTGGACGCCTGGCGTCTATTTCGCGCGTCACGAGGAAAGCTCGGCGCAGTTGCGGGTCGTCGTTCTGCGCTGA
- a CDS encoding C40 family peptidase has translation MSQSAVVRIAALDVRRRPSHRSELKSQLLMGELVRLLSVGRGGKWSRIENRTDGYKGWVRQWGLRPLTAAEAAEWERSAQWRVACRHLELRAGPRRGAIVTPIFWNSPVVVSRFEGAFARLRLPGGDHAWTERRHLRRSGRPAGSLEHVIRSLIGVPYLWGGRTPLGFDCSGFVQQVLSSIGTEVPRDAHEQFVACRGSGRRRAPRKGELVFFGRPGGRMTHVGIAMGRGLVAHAQGTVHVSSLTPSHRLYDRALAVSLRAVGRP, from the coding sequence ATGAGCCAAAGCGCCGTGGTCCGTATCGCGGCGCTCGACGTGCGCCGCCGGCCCAGCCACCGGAGCGAGCTGAAGAGCCAGCTCCTGATGGGTGAGCTGGTCAGGCTGTTGTCCGTCGGCCGCGGGGGAAAGTGGTCGAGGATCGAGAACCGGACCGATGGCTACAAGGGTTGGGTGCGGCAGTGGGGACTTCGTCCCCTGACCGCGGCCGAGGCCGCCGAATGGGAGCGATCGGCGCAGTGGCGCGTGGCGTGCCGCCACCTCGAGCTTCGAGCCGGCCCCAGGCGTGGCGCGATCGTGACCCCGATCTTCTGGAACAGTCCGGTGGTGGTGTCGCGATTCGAGGGCGCCTTCGCCCGGCTGAGGCTGCCGGGCGGCGATCACGCCTGGACGGAGCGCCGTCACCTGCGCCGGTCCGGGCGCCCTGCAGGAAGCCTCGAGCACGTGATCCGGAGCTTGATCGGCGTTCCCTACCTGTGGGGCGGCCGGACGCCGCTCGGGTTCGACTGCTCCGGTTTCGTCCAGCAGGTGTTGTCGAGCATCGGCACCGAGGTCCCGCGTGACGCGCACGAGCAGTTCGTTGCGTGCCGGGGCTCCGGTCGTCGCCGGGCCCCGCGCAAAGGAGAGCTGGTCTTCTTCGGCAGGCCGGGCGGGCGGATGACCCACGTGGGGATCGCGATGGGCCGAGGCCTCGTCGCTCACGCCCAGGGGACGGTCCACGTGAGCAGCCTGACCCCATCCCACAGGCTCTACGACAGGGCGCTGGCGGTCTCTCTCCGGGCGGTTGGGCGTCCCTGA
- a CDS encoding prepilin-type N-terminal cleavage/methylation domain-containing protein: MLNGRCHIAKSCSTGFTLVEVAVTLLLLGLLFALAVPTVTQLSGSYHLKTATENLAGQIRLGRERAIATGVNQHFHFTTVSNGDYFIIDHMTAQTTGNWRFPKGIQYFTGAGTMSWIDMTTDGRAKWGTSPASGFIILQDRRGVRDTVSIQASGLVLTQ; this comes from the coding sequence ATGCTCAACGGGCGTTGCCATATTGCGAAATCTTGCTCGACCGGCTTCACGCTGGTGGAGGTTGCGGTCACCCTTCTCCTGCTCGGGCTCCTGTTCGCCCTCGCGGTGCCCACGGTGACCCAGCTCTCGGGCAGTTATCACTTGAAGACCGCGACCGAGAATCTGGCCGGGCAGATCCGGCTCGGACGTGAGCGCGCGATCGCCACCGGCGTGAATCAGCATTTTCACTTCACGACGGTCAGCAACGGCGACTACTTCATCATCGATCACATGACCGCCCAGACCACGGGCAACTGGCGGTTTCCGAAGGGCATTCAATATTTCACCGGCGCCGGCACCATGTCGTGGATCGACATGACCACGGATGGCCGCGCCAAATGGGGCACCAGCCCGGCATCCGGCTTCATCATCCTCCAGGACCGGCGCGGCGTCCGCGACACGGTCAGCATCCAGGCTTCGGGCCTGGTGCTCACGCAATAG